One window from the genome of Epinephelus moara isolate mb chromosome 21, YSFRI_EMoa_1.0, whole genome shotgun sequence encodes:
- the LOC126382473 gene encoding transcription factor Jun-like codes for MSRKMEATFYDEAVNASSSQHDGPTVYGFNPKTLKQTMTLNLNDPKNFKPQLSAKALDILTSPDVGLLKLASPELERLIIQSCSGLTTPTPTQFVCPKNITDEQEGFAEGFVRALAELHYHQQTPAVHPDAQTGAATSMASGSAASESGGIPYSCTVRADPPEYTNLGAFSRAVGSASAPASDRHPPMSYPAAPPPSHMDLAAAAQHPRLHALKEEPQTVPEMSGDTPPLSPINMENQERIKAERKRMRNRVAASKCRKRKLERISRLEDRVKNLKSQNTELVSSANVLRDELALLKQKVMDHVNSGCQLILTQQLQAY; via the coding sequence ATGTCCAGAAAAATGGAAGCGACCTTCTACGACGAAGCCGTGAATGCCTCCAGCTCTCAGCATGACGGGCCGACAGTGTATGGCTTCAACCCCAAAACCCTCAAACAGACCATGACGCTAAACCTAAACGACCCGAAAAACTTCAAGCCCCAGCTGAGCGCCAAGGCCCTGGACATCCTGACGTCCCCTGATGTCGGCTTGCTGAAGCTGGCCTCGCCTGAACTGGAGAGGTTGATCATCCAGTCCTGCAGCGGGCTGACGACTCCCACCCCGACCCAGTTCGTGTGTCCCAAGAACATCACCGACGAGCAGGAGGGGTTCGCGGAGGGGTTTGTGAGGGCACTGGCGGAGCTGCACTATCACCAGCAGACACCCGCCGTCCACCCTGACGCACAGACCGGCGCGGCCACCAGCATGGCATCCGGCTCTGCTGCGTCTGAGAGCGGCGGGATTCCCTACAGCTGCACGGTGCGCGCCGACCCACCGGAGTACACAAACTTGGGGGCTTTCAGCCGGGCTGTGGGCTCTGCGTCTGCACCTGCCAGCGACAGGCACCCACCTATGAGTTACCCAGCCGCCCCTCCGCCGTCCCACATGGACCTGGCGGCCGCGGCGCAGCACCCGCGGCTACACGCGCTCAAGGAGGAGCCGCAGACGGTGCCCGAGATGTCCGGCGACACCCCGCCTCTCTCCCCCATCAACATGGAGAACCAGGAGCGCATCAAAGCGGAAAGGAAGCGCATGAGGAACAGGGTGGCCGCGTCCAAGTGCCGGAAAAGGAAGCTGGAGAGGATCTCCCGGCTGGAGGACAGGGTCAAAAACCTGAAGAGCCAAAACACGGAGTTGGTTTCCTCCGCCAACGTCCTCCGGGACGAGCTGGCTCTGCTCAAGCAAAAGGTCATGGACCACGTTAACAGCGGCTGCCAGCTCATTTTGACGCAGCAGCTCCAAGCTTACTAG